The Halorussus rarus genome includes the window GCGAGCACGACCTGCTGGCCAACGTCCGCGAGCGGGGCCGCCAGTTCCGCGAACTGCTCGAGGACGCCGACCTGCCGAACGCGGTCGACGTCCGGGGGCGCGGCCTGATGCTCGCGGTCGAGTTCGACACCAAGGAGCGCCGCGAGGCGGTCGTGAAGGCGGCGCTGGAGCGCGGCCTCCTCACCCTGGGCTGCGGGTACAAGACGCTCCGACTCCTCCCGCCGCTCGACGTCACCGAGCGCGAGATCGAACTCGGCTTCGACGTGTTCCGCGCGGCGGTCGAGGACGTGGCCTGAGCCGGCGGTTTCTCGACCGACTACTCCTCGGAGGCGTGGCGCTCGACCGCCTCGCCGAGGTCGAACTCGGTCTTGAGCTGGAGCCGGGGGAACTGCCCGACGACGCCGGGAGACCCGGGCTTCTGGGTCGACGTGCGGTCGATTATCGCCGAGACGTCCGCGTCGAGTCGCTCCTGGAGCGCGCGCTTGAGGGCGGGCCCGTCCTCCCGGGACTCCAGTATCGCGTCGACCACCGGGGTCCGCGGGCGCACCTCGAGCACCTCGGGGCGCTCCGCCAGCCACGCCGTCAGTTCGGGGTAGGACTTCTCGCCGAGGGTGTCGGCGATCGCGGCGTAGGTGCCGGTGAGGTCGGCGAGCCGCCAGTACCGGGTGAGCGCGTACTCGTCGACGACCTTCTGCCGACGGGTCGCCCGGTACGCGCGCCTGATGACGCCCGAATCGCCGAGTCGGTCGTAGTCGGCCTCGAATCGGACCCGGCGCTCCTCGTCGGAGTCGCCGTCCGGGGTCCAGGTCGCGTGCCAGAGATACATAGCGGCGGCTATCAATGCCCCGTTATCAATTTTTACCTTCGGGGAAGTCCGGGAGAGAATCGAGCATAGGGAACCGACCCAGGAACCGAACGACGCGCGGGCCGGTACCGTCACCGTGAGCCTCCCGCCGAGAAGATTGATAATCCCCATCGCCGAACCCTCAGCTATGTATCAACTCGGCGACTCGCTCCGCGAGGAGCCATCGCTGGCGACCCGGCTGCTCGCGGCCCTCCGGAGCCGCGTCGCGGGCGCGCTCGGCGTCCTCGCGGTGGTTGCGGTGGTCGCGCTCCCGGACCCGCTCCCGGCGTACCCGCCCGGCACCTACGCCCTCGTCGGGGTCGCGCAGGGGGTCGGCCTCGCGGTCGCGGCAGAGAACATCGTGTGGCGGCCCGCGCGGCGGTTCGACCTCGGGCGGGCGAGCAGGCGCGTGGGCGCGGTCGCCGGGGCCGCGGCGCTGTTCGTGGTGGCCATGGCCGCCCTCGGCGTCGACCTCGGGCCGCGCGACCGGGCGCTGCTGGCGGGGTTCCTGCTCGCCGGACCCGCCGCCATCGCCGCCGTCGACTACCTCAAGGCCCGGGTCCGGGCCGACCTGCTCGCGGCCGAGTTGCCCGACCGCGAGTAGGGGCCGTCGATGTCGTTCACCGCGGATGGCCCCGCGGCGTGAGCTTTTAGTCCGCCGGCCGACTCCCGACACGGTATGAGTCAACTCGCGGCGCGCGAACCCGACGTGCGGCGGTTCGAGGCGACGGTCGCCGAGGTCGACGGCCGGACCGTCGCGCTGGACGAGACGTACTTCTACGCCGAGAGCGGCGGCCAGCCCGCCGACCGCGGCACGCTGGCCGGGACCGAGGTCGAGGACGTCCGGAAGCGCGACGACGGGACCGTCGTCCACCGTCTGGCCGACGACCCGGGCGTCGAGGCGGGCGAGACCGTTACCGCCGAAATAGACGACGAGTTCCGGACCTACTGCGCCCGGGCACACACCGCGAGCCACGCGCTCTACGGCGCGGGCCGGCGAGTGCTCGACGACCTCGGCTACGGCGGGTTCGACATCGGCGAGCGCAAGGTCAGGGTCGACTTCACCACGTCGACCGACATCACCGACGAGACGCTCGCGGAGCTCGAGCGCCTGACGAACCGGGCAATCTGGGACTCGCTGCCCGTCTCCTGGGAGGAGATTCCAGAGGCCGAGGCCCGCGAACGGGACGAGGTCGCGTTCAACACCAAGACCGAGGAGGGCGTGATGAGCGAGGCCGACGCCGTCCGCGTGGTCGAGATAGAGGGGTGGGACTGGGCGGCCTGCGGCGGCACCCACGTGACCAACACCCGCGAGATCGGCCCCGTCACCGTCCTCGACAGGTCGAACCCCGGCGAGGGGCTGACACGGGTCGAGTTCGCGGTCGGGCCGACCGCGGTCCGCCGGCGGGCCGACGACGCGCTGGCCGCCCGCGAGGCCGCGCAGACCCTCGACGTCGGCGTCTCAGAACTGCCCGAGGCCGCCGAGCGCGTCGTCAGGGAGGCCGAGGAACTCGAAGCCGACCTCCGCGACGCCAGGGAGGAGCTGCTGGACGCCCGCCTCGCCGACCTCCGGGCGGACCCCGTCGAGCGCGACGGTGGCGAGTGGCTGGTCGGGACGGTGTCGGCGTTCGGTCCGAACGAGGTCGCCGACCGCGCCAGGGAGCTGGTCGCCGGCGACGCGGGCGGATCGGACGACGGGTCCGGCGCGCCCGACGCGGTGGTGCTCGCGGGCACTGACGGCGGGACGTTCGTCGTGGCCGCGACCGGGGGCACCCCGGACGCCGGCGAGGTCGTCGACGAGGTCACCGTCGAGTTCGGCGGCGGGGGCGGCGGCAGTCCGGCGTTCGCCCAGGGCGGCGGGCTGGACGCGAGCCCGGCGGAAGTCGTCGCGTTCCTGCGAGAAGAGCGACGACGATAACGTCGTCGTTCGGCGAGTATCGGCGACCGCATCAAGACTTATTCGAGTCGATTCACTATCGCGGATATGAGCGAACCGGCGGAGACGGCCGGGGCGGAGTTCTGGAGGGACGCCGACGAGGAACGGGCCCTCCAGCGATACCGGACGCTCGTCAACGCCATCGACGACGGGATATACCAGCTCGACGCCGAGGGTCGCTTCGTCGCGGTCAACGACGTCGTCGTCGAGACGACGGGGTACGCCAGGGAGCGGCTGCTCGGCGAGCACGTCTCGGTGCTCCTCGACCCCGACGACGTCGCGGCCATCGAGCGGGAGATCGGCCGGCGGCTCGCGGGCGACGACGAGCGCTCCACCACCTTCGAGTTCGACGTCCGGACCGCCGACGGCGGCCGGATCGCGTGCGAACTGCGGCTGAACCTGCTTGTCGAGGACGGCGCGTTCCGGGGAACGCTCGGGGTCGTCCGGGACGTCTCGGACAGGCGCCGGACCGAGCGAGAGCTCCGCCGGCGCGAGCGAGAGTTCGAGCGCGAGAGCAGCCTGACCGACGAGATTCTGGAGGCCAGCCCCGTCGGCGTCGTGGTCCGGGACGCCGACGGCACGGTCACGCGGGCCAACGAGCGGGCCGAGGCGCTGTTCGGCTTCGACGAGGGCGAGGCGGCGGCGGTTCCGTCCGACGGGCGACCGGTCTTCGACGAGCGGGGCCGGCCCGTGCCCACAGACGAGCGACCCTTCGCGCGGGCGCTGGAGACGGGCGAGCCCGTCTACGACCGGGTGCTCCAGGTCGAGCGTCCGGACGGCGAGACCCGCTGGCTGTCGGTCAACGCCGCGCCGATACCGGCCGACGACGGTGCGGTCGACCGGGTCGTCACCAGCTTCGAGGACGTCACGGCGATGAAGCGCCGGGAGCGCGAACTCGCCGACGAGCTCGACGAGATGTTCGGCCGGTTCACCGACGCGTTCTACGCGCTGGACGCCGACTGGCGGTTCACCCACGTCAACGACAGGGCCGAGGAGCTCATCGACTACCAGGGCGAGGGGCTGATCGGCGAGACCCTCTGGGAGGTGTTCGAGTGGGCCGAGGACTCGCGGCTCGGGGAGGAGTACCGCGAGGCGATGGCGACCGGGGAGCCGACCACCTTCGAGTTCTACTACCCCGAGCCGCTGGCGGCGTGGTACGAGGTCCACGCCTACCCCTCCGAGACCGGGCTGTCGGTGTACTTCCGGGACGTCACCGAGCGCAAGGAGCGCGAGCGCAGACTGGAGGAGTCCGAGCGCCGCTATCGGACGCTGGTCGAGCACTTCCCGAACGGCGCGGTCGCGCTGGTCGACCGGGACCTCCGGTACGTCAGCTTCGGCGGGACGCCCGAGGTAGCGGGCGTGAGCAGGACCGAGCTGGAGGGGAACCACCTGCGCGAGGGACTCCCCGAGGAGCTGGCCGACGTCGTCGTCCCCCGCTACGAAGCGGCGCTCGACGGCGAGACCGCCTCGTTCGAGGAGCGCGTCGGTAGCGGGGTCTACCAGTTCCACTTCCTCCCGGTCCGGGACGACGACGGCGAGGTGTTCGCCGCGCTCGGCATGTCTCAGGACGTCACCGACCAGAAGGAGCGCGAGCGCGACCTTCGTGAGGCCAAGTCCCAGCTCGAGGCCGCGGCCGAGGCCGGCGCGGTCGGGACCTGGGAGTGGCACATCCCGGAGGACGAGTTCATCTGCGGCACCTCGTTCGCGCGGGCGTTCGGCGTCGACCCCGAGGCGGCCCGCGAGGGCGTCTCGATAGACCGGTTCGTCACGGCCATCCACGAGGACGACCGCGACCGGGTCGAGCGGAGCATCGACGAGGCCGTCGAGACCTGCGGCGACTACGAGGAGGAGTACCGGGTCCGGAACGCGGACGGCGAGCTCCGGTGGGTCGTGGCCCGCGGCCACGTCGAGTGCGACGAGCAGGGCAACCCCGCCACGTTCCCCGGCGCGCTCGCCGACATCACCGAGCGCAAGCGGGCCGAGCGCGAGCTCGAGGAGCACCGCAAGCAGCTCGAGACGCTGTTCGAGGTGCTCCCGGTCGGCGTCCTGGTCGCGGACGAGGACGGCAGCATCATCGAGGCCAACGAGGCTGCCAAGCGCATCTGGGGCGTCGAGTCGTTCGAGGCCGAGAGCGTCGACGACTACGAGCGCTACCGGGCGCGGTGGGCCGACACCGGCGAGCGGGTCGCACCCGAGGAGTGGACGCTGGCCCGCGTGCTCGACGGCGAGGAGGTGACCGAGCCGGACGTCTTCGAGATCGAGGCCGCGGACGGCGAGCGCAGGGTCATCATGGCCCACGGGATGCCGGTCCGCGACGCCGACGGGGCGGTCGCCCGGGGCGTCGCCACGCTGACCGACATCACCGACCGCCGGGAGTCCCAGCGCCGGCTCGAGGAACACAACGAACGGCTCGAGAGCTTCGCCAGCATGCTCGCCCACGAGCTGCGCAACCCCGTCACCATCGGCCAGATATACGGCCAGCAGCTCCCCGCCGACGAGGCGCCGGAGGCTGTCGAGTACGTCACCGAGGCGTTCGACCGCATCGAGGACATGATCGACGTCATGCTCATACTGACCCGGGGCCGGGACGCGGTCGGCGAGAGCGAGCCGCTGTCGCTGGCCGACGTCGCGCGGGACGCGTGGGAGGGCGTGACCGCGCCCGAGGCGGCCCTCGAGGTGGAGGTCGACGAGGTGCTGGCGGCCGACGAGACGTACGTCCGCCACCTGCTCCGCAACCTGTTCGAGAACGCGGTCCAGCACGGCGGCCCGGACGTCACGGTCCGGGTGGGCGCACTCCCCGAGGCCGGAGACGACGCCGACGAGGGCGCGGCGACCGACGGCACAGCCGGCGAGGCCGAGACGGTCCACGGGGAGGCCGCCGGCTTCTACGTCGCCGACGACGGCGACGGCATCCCGCCGGAGGACCGCGAGGCGGTGTTCCAGACCGGGTTCACCACGGCGTCGAACAACGGCGGCACGGGGCTCGGGCTGGCCTTCGTCGAGGAGCTCGCCGACGTGTACGGATGGTCGGTCGGCGCGACCGAGAGCGAGGCCGGCGGCGCCCGGTTCGAGTTCAGGGACGTGTGGCTGGGCGCCGACGAGTAGGCCGGCCGGGCGGACCGCGCCGGAAGCACTCGGCGGCGGGCGGGCCGCCCGTTTCGCCCCCGTTCGCACTCGGCTCAATCACCCACACAAAACCACGATATAGAAGGCCGTTCAAGTTTCAAGAACACCAATCTCCCCGGACGGCTGCCGTTTGTTACTCCCTAGCGAGCCCGCGCGACGTACACCGAGAGTGATACGTTCCGCATAACAATAGCCGGGGAACCCCTCGGTTGTCGTATGAACCCTCCCGGGTTTCCCCCCAATGCGGGAGTGGTCGTTCCGGCAATCGGCACGGCGAGCAGCACGGCCGGGCTCCGCTCGCTCGGCCGCCGCGGCGTTCCGACGATCGCCGTCTCCGAGAACGCGACCCCGCCTGGGTTCGCATCCAAGTACTGCGACGAGACCGTCTCCGCTCCCGACCCGACCGTCGACCTGCTCGCCTACGAGCGGGCGCTGGTCGACCTCGCCCGGCGCGACGACGTCGGGACCGTCCTGCCGTTCCGAGAGGAGGACGTGTACGCGCTGGCGCGGAACCGCGAGGCGCTGACCGACCACGTGGGCGCGCCGTGGCCAGACCTCGACGCGCTCCGGCAGGCGCAGGACCGCGTCGAGCTGTTCGCCGCGGCCCGGCGCGCCGGCGTGGGGATGCCCGTGACCCGGCCCATCGACGAGTGGAACGACCGGGACCGCGACGTCATCGTCAAGCCGCGCTACACCGTCCACGCCGAGGAGTACGCCGACCGGTTCGACGAGAGCCGCGCCCAGTGGAGCTCCACCAGGTACGTCGGGCCCGACGAGACGCTCGACCGCGACGAGCTGGTCGCCGAGATGGGCCACGTCCCGCTGGTCCAGGAGTACGTCCCCTCGCCCGACGAGTACGGTTTCTTCGCGCTGTACGACGAGGGCGAGGCGGTCGCGACGTTCCAGCACCGCCAGCGCCGGGGGTGGAAGTACTCGGGCGGCCCCAGCGCCTACCGGGAGTCGGTCGACATCCCCGAACTCGAGTCTGCGGGCCGGCGCCTGCTCGACGAACTCGACTGGCACGGCGCGGCGATGGTCGAGTTCCTCCGGGACCCCGACACCGGCGAGTTCAAGCTGATGGAGGTCAACCCCCGGTTCTGGTCGTCGCTCCCGTTCACGGTCCAGGCCGGCGTCGACTTCCCCCACCTCTACTGGCGCCAGGCCGGCGGCGAGACCGTCGACCGGGCGCCCGACTACGAGGTCGGCGTCGCCGGCCACCTGCTGCGGGGCGAACTCCTCCACCTCCGCAGCGTCGCGGCCGACGACTTCCCCCTCGTCGAGCGGCCCTCGCTCGCGCGTCGGGCGCTGGAGATCGGCGCCTCGCTCGTCCGGCACCCGCGGTTCGACTACCTCAGCGCGGACGACCCGGGCCCGTTCGTCCGGGACCTCCGTAACACCGTCGCGACGTTCCGCGGTGACCGGGCGACCGCGTCGCCGGCGTCCGCAGCGGTCGAGGACCGACCGTCGGGGGTCCGCGTGGCCCTCCAGACCCTGCTCCGGCGATAGGGGGTGTGACAGTGAACCCAGGACAGTCGTCGCTCGACGCGGTCCTCGAACTGCTGGCGGACCGCCGGCGCCGGTACGTGCTCTACCACCTCGCGGGGGTGGGCGAGGACCGGACCCTCGAAGTCGAGAACGTCGCGGCCCGGGTCGACGAGTGGGAGCGCGAGTGGGACGCTGCCGGGAGAACGGACGCGGCGAAGACGCACGCGGTAGACGCGGACGCAGAAGACGCAGACGAAGCAGACGCGGACGCCGCGGACCGGCGGGAGCGGGTCCGCGTCGACCTGCATCACAACCACCTGCCCCGGCTGGCGGACGCCGGGCTGGTCGACTACGACGGCCGCACGGGGACGATCCGGAGCTGGGAGGCGCCGTCGCTCGACCGCCGGATCTCGGACGATTCCGAGGAGCTCCCGCGCCTCCGGGCGCTGTTGGCGGGCGAGAATCCGATGTGCGCGGCGAACGACGACGAGACCGGGGACGAAACTGCGGGCGAGGAGTGCCGATGACCGCCGCGACCGACCACGGAGCGTCTCGATGAACCCGACCACGATACGGATCCGGAAGCGACGGTACGACGGGCTGGCCGACGCCGTCGCCGGCCTCCTCGCGAGCTACGGCGTCGCGGAGCCCCCGGACGAGGACTTCGACGTCGAGACGCTGGCCGGCGCCGGGGCGTTCGAGGAGTTCGACGTCCTGCGCGACCTCGCGGTCCGGCTCGGCGAGGGCGAGCCGGTCGAGCGCGACGGCGAGGCGTTCGTCGAGGTCGAGGTCAGCGCCCACCACCTGGTCGCGGCGACGGCCGCGCTTCCGGACCTCGTCGCCGCCTCGGACCTCCCGGAGCCCGAACTCCGGGTCGTGGTCGAGGGGCTGTGCCAGGAGTACCTCCTCGCGCGCAGCGGGCAGTCGCGGGACGGGGGCGGGTGACCGGGGTGGGAGTGCGAGGAGGAGTCGCCGGAACGGGGAACCCAGAACGGGGAACTCAGAACAGGCAACTTTTTCCACGCACTCCCCGACAGGTCGGACATGGAGCTCTCCGACGAGCAACGGGCCATCCGGGACGTGGTTCGGGAGTTCGCGGTCGAGGAGATTCGCCCGACCGCGGCCGAGTGCGACGAGGACCAGCGGTTCCCCGAGGAGGTGTGGGACGGACTGGCAGACCTCGACATGACCGCGCTCACGGTCCCCGAGGAGTACGGCGGCCTCGACGTCGACCGGATGACGTACAGCGTCGTCAACGAGGAGGTCGCCTACGGGATGCTGTCGGTGGCGACCGCGCTGTCGGTCCACTCGCTGGCGACCTCCTGCATCGCGGAGTTCGGCGACGCCGACCAGCGCGAGCGGTGGCTCCCCGACATGGCCGAGGGCCGACCCGTGGGCGCGTTCGCGCTCTCGGAGCCCCAGGCCGGGTCGAACCCCGCCGAGATGACCACCGAGGCGAAGCGGGAGGGCGACGAGTACGTCATCGACGGCAAGAAGCAGTGGATAACCAACGGCGAGCGCTCGGGGGTCGTCGTCCTGTTCGCCAAGACCGATCGCGAGGACCCCCGGTCGGTCACGCAGTTCGTCGTCCCGAAGGACGCGGACGGTCTGGAGGTCGGTAAGAAGGAGGACAAGCTCGGCCTCCGGGCCAGCGACACGACGAGCCTCGTCTTCGACGACGTGCGGATTCCCGCGGAGAACCGACTGACCGAGGAGGGCAGGGGGCTCTCGGCGGCGTTCCACATCCTGACCGGCGGGCGCATCGGCATCGCCAGCCAGTCGGTCGGGCTCGCGCAGTCGGCGCTCGACGAGGCGGTCGCGTACGCGCAGGACCGCGAGCAGTTCGACAGGCCCATCGCCGACATCCAGACCATCCGGCACAAGATCGCCGACATGAAGACCCGGCTGGAGGCCGCCCGGCTACTGACTCGGGACGCCGCCCGGAAGGCCGACCGGGGCGAGGACGTCGAGATGGCCGCCAGCATGGCGAAGTACTTCGCCAGCGAGGCCGCGGTCGACGTGACCAACGAGGCGGTCCAGATCCACGGCGGCTACGGTTACACCACCGACTTCGACGTCGAGCGCCTCTACCGGGACTCGAAGATCACGACCATCTACGAGGGGACCAGCGAGATACAGAAGAAGGTCATCGCCCGGAACGTGCTGGAGTAAGTTACCGCTCGGCACGCCCGGCGGAGCGCAGCCGACCCGCGACCGCCGCCGGAACCCGGTCGCGAACAACGGTCGAACCACCGGCACGTTTATTAATTCCGACCGGAACTGAACGAACGAGATGGTCGTCTCCGAACCCTCCGCGCTCGTCGACTTCCCGGCGGACGCGGCACTGGCGGCGGCGCGCGAGGAGGCCGACGCCGCGGTGGGCCTCTGCGTCGAGTACACGCCCGAGGAGTTCCGGACTCTCTACGCCGACGAGCAGACGGTGGCGCTGTACGGCGGCGACCGGGAGGCGATGGCCGACCACTTCGAGGAGGTCCACTCGTTCGTCCACGTCGACTTCACCGAGCGGGACCTGTTCGCCGACATCTTCCGGAGCGCGGGCGAGGTCCGGTCGTTCGTCACCGTCATGGACCACGTCGCGCTGATCCGAGTGCTGGTCGGTCAGCAGGGGCTGTTCCTCGCGGTCGACCCCGACGCAGACGTCACCGCGCTGGTCGAGGCCGTGGAGGCCGAGGTCCGGTGACCGCTCGCGCGGGACGACGGGCGCGCCGTCCGAAGCGACCGATACCCCTTTTTCGCCGGTGGTCCTACCGCGAACCGTGACCCGAGACGACGCCGGAACGCCGGTTGCGGACGGCGCCGGGCCCGACGACCCCGCGGCGGTGGTGTACGACCTCGACGGCACGCTGGTCCGCCTCGACGTCGACTGGCAGGACGTCGAACGCCGGCTGGTCGCCCTGCTGGAGCGGGAGGGCGTCGACGCCGACCCGCTGAGCGCGTGGGACCTCCTCTCGGCTGCCGAGGACGCGGGCGTCGGCGACGAGGCCGACGAGCTCATCGCCGAGGCCGAGCGCGAGGGCGCCCGAGTCTCCGAGCGCCTTCCGCTGGCCGACGAACTGCTCGCCCGCGAGATTCCGGTCGGGGTCTGCTCGCTCAACCACGAGGCCGCGGTCCGCATCGCGCTCGACCGCCACGACCTCGGACCCCACGTCGGGAGCGTCGTGGGTCGAGGCACCGTCCCCCACCGCAAACCCCACCCGCGGGCGCTGCTCGCGACGGTCGAGGAACTCGGCGTCGCGCCCGAGGACGTGCTGTTCGTCGGCGATTCGGCCAGCGACGAGGAGACCGCCGAGCGCGCCGGGACGCGGTTCGAGTGGGTGTAGCGACGCTCGACATCCAAGCCGCGACGGTCAGTGACGCAGTCCACGAACGGCGCCCTGTGACGCAAGTCACCGTCCGGGTGGACTGAAAGGGGCCGCCCGGTCGCGTTTACCTGGTCGCCTGGCCGACCCCTATCCGAAGCAGTCACGCGAGCGGAGCGAGCGTGACCTCGGAAATCGCAGCCGAGGAGCGAAGCGACGGGGACCGTCTTCCGGCGAGCGCAGCGAGCGGAGGATATGTCGCTGAGCGACCGTCTCGTGAGCGAAGCGAACGAGACCTCGGAAGTCGCATGCCCGCGCAGCGAAGCGAGCAGGAACGTCTTCCGGTGGCGACCGGGCGGGGGCTTTCGGGAACGTCTTCACTGTGCCTCGGTAGTCGTTCTGGTTCTATCCTACAGTTACCAGAATACAAAGCGACAACAGGAGACAGAGAACTGCGACGCTAGAAGAACCAATAGACGATCACGACGCCGAATCGGACGCGTCCTCCATCCGCCGAGCGTAGAGGAAGACGGCGACCGCGACGACGAACCAGACCAGCGCGCCGACCCGGACCGCGAACGACACCCGCGACGTCCAGGTCGGCAGCGAGACGCCGACGACCCACGACAGCAGCGCGACGACGGGCGCGCCGACCACGATAGTGAGGACGAAGGTGGTCTGCATCACCCACCCGTAATCGACGCCCTCGGGGTCGTGGGTCTCGACTGGTTCGGGCACGGTTCGAAGGCGCGGCGCTCGGGGCTTAAACCTTGTAGATTTGCGGCGTCCCGCGCGACTGGGGCTCGGTTCGCTCGGCCGAGCCGGTCCGGAGCCCGTCGTCGGCTCGCCGAGCCCCTTCAGTATTGTAGTCTCCGCGCAATACTTACGGCTGTGACCCGTACCTCCGTCCGTGAACGCGACTGCACTCGTCGCCCTTCAGACGGGCGGCGGCCAGATGGGGAACGGAATGGGACCGGGAGGATGGGGGTTCGGATTCGGGTTCGTCGGTCTCGCGGTGATGCTGTTGCTCGTCGGAACCGCGGTCTACCTCGTCGTCCGCGCTCTCTCGACCGGCGGCGAGACGCGGACCGCCGGCGCGCGGACCGATACTACCCGGCAGACGACTGGAGGCGGGGGCGATGAGGACCCGGCGCTCGCCGAGCTCCGAGAGCGGTACGCCCGCGGCGAGATCGGCGACGAGGAGTTCGAGCGCCGCGCCCAGCGACTCCGCAACGAGGGGGACTCGCCCCGATGACCGACGAACACCGCGCGACGCGACGTGCCGTCCTCCGGGCGGTCGGAGCCGCCGGCGTCGCCGGACTCGCCGGTTGCGTCTCGGAGTCGACCGAGCAGAACGACGGCGACAGGAGGGCCCTCCGAAACGACGCCGACGGTACCGCCACGCCCCGGCAGACGCCCTCGGGACCCGCCGACGAGACGTTCCGGCTCCGGGCCGCGGAACGCACCGTCCGGCCCGGTCCGGACGCCCGGACGCGGAACTGGGTGTACGACGGGCAGTTCCCGGGTCCGGAGCTCCGGGTCGAGGAGGGCGACCTCCTTCGGGCCGAGGTGACGAACGAACTCCGGGAGGGGACCACGATTCACTGGCACGGCGTTCCGGTGCCGAACTCCCAGGACGGCGTGCCGGGCGTGACCCAGGAGCCGATCGGGACCGGTGAGACGTTCAGCTACCGGTACCGCGCGGAACCGGCCGGGACGTACCTCTACCACAGTCACGTCGGCCTCCAGCTCGACCGAGGCCTCGGCGGTCCCCTCGTCGTCGAGGAGGAGTCGCCGCACGTCGAGTACGACCGCGAGTACGTGGTCCTCCTCGACGATTACCTCGACGGCGAGCCCCGACTGCCGTCCGGGTTCGGCGGTGGCGGAAGAGGCGGAATGGGCGGGGACGGCCCCGGCGGTGGCGGCCGGGGTGGGAACGGCGGTCCCGGATCGGGTCCCGACGGCGGGATGGGTCGGATGGGCGACCATCGGCCACCGTACGAAGGGCTGCTGGTCAACGGCCGTCTCCCGACCGACCCGCCGACGTTCGACGTGAGCGAGGGCGAGCGCGTCCGGTTCCGCTTCATCAACGCGAGCAGCGCGACGACGTTCCGGGTCCGTCTGGCGGGCCACCAGTTCTCGGTCAGTCACGCCGACGGCCGCCCGGTCGAACCGGTCGCGGTGGACTCGTTCGCCTTCGGAAGCGGGGAGCGATACGACGCGGTGGTGACGGCGGACGACCCCGGCGCGTGGGAACTCCGGGCGGACGCGGTCGACGGCGACGAACCGGCCGCGCGTGCGGTCCTCGCGTACGAGGGGAGCGGGAGCGAATCGCCGGAGTCGGTCTCGTCGGGCGGCCGCCGGCTACAGTACGAGGACCTGCGCGCGCTGAATCCGATTCGGGGCATCGGCGGCGAGCCCGACCGGCGCTTCGACCTCACGCTGTCGAGGGGCATGGGCGGCGGCTACGAGTGGCTCATCGACGGGCAGGCGTACCCCGACGCCGACCCGCTCCGGGTGTCGGCGGGCGACCACGTCCGAGTCCGGATGGTAAACCGCAGTCCGGTCGTCCACCCGATGCACCTCCACGGCCACTTCTTCCAGGTCGGCGACGCCGTGAAGGACACCGTCCTCGTCCCGCCGCGCATGGGGGAGGTGACCTTCGACTTCGCGGCGGACAACCCCGGCGACTGGCTGTTCCACTGTCACAACCTCTACCACCTCGAGGCCGGAATGGCCCGGGTGGTGACCTACGGCTGAGTTCGGCCCGCCGCGGACCGTCTATCGCGCCGAAAACCCTCACG containing:
- a CDS encoding alanyl-tRNA editing protein, with translation MSQLAAREPDVRRFEATVAEVDGRTVALDETYFYAESGGQPADRGTLAGTEVEDVRKRDDGTVVHRLADDPGVEAGETVTAEIDDEFRTYCARAHTASHALYGAGRRVLDDLGYGGFDIGERKVRVDFTTSTDITDETLAELERLTNRAIWDSLPVSWEEIPEAEARERDEVAFNTKTEEGVMSEADAVRVVEIEGWDWAACGGTHVTNTREIGPVTVLDRSNPGEGLTRVEFAVGPTAVRRRADDALAAREAAQTLDVGVSELPEAAERVVREAEELEADLRDAREELLDARLADLRADPVERDGGEWLVGTVSAFGPNEVADRARELVAGDAGGSDDGSGAPDAVVLAGTDGGTFVVAATGGTPDAGEVVDEVTVEFGGGGGGSPAFAQGGGLDASPAEVVAFLREERRR
- a CDS encoding acyl-CoA dehydrogenase family protein, encoding MELSDEQRAIRDVVREFAVEEIRPTAAECDEDQRFPEEVWDGLADLDMTALTVPEEYGGLDVDRMTYSVVNEEVAYGMLSVATALSVHSLATSCIAEFGDADQRERWLPDMAEGRPVGAFALSEPQAGSNPAEMTTEAKREGDEYVIDGKKQWITNGERSGVVVLFAKTDREDPRSVTQFVVPKDADGLEVGKKEDKLGLRASDTTSLVFDDVRIPAENRLTEEGRGLSAAFHILTGGRIGIASQSVGLAQSALDEAVAYAQDREQFDRPIADIQTIRHKIADMKTRLEAARLLTRDAARKADRGEDVEMAASMAKYFASEAAVDVTNEAVQIHGGYGYTTDFDVERLYRDSKITTIYEGTSEIQKKVIARNVLE
- a CDS encoding DUF7344 domain-containing protein; translated protein: MNPGQSSLDAVLELLADRRRRYVLYHLAGVGEDRTLEVENVAARVDEWEREWDAAGRTDAAKTHAVDADAEDADEADADAADRRERVRVDLHHNHLPRLADAGLVDYDGRTGTIRSWEAPSLDRRISDDSEELPRLRALLAGENPMCAANDDETGDETAGEECR
- a CDS encoding carboxylate--amine ligase; this encodes MVVPAIGTASSTAGLRSLGRRGVPTIAVSENATPPGFASKYCDETVSAPDPTVDLLAYERALVDLARRDDVGTVLPFREEDVYALARNREALTDHVGAPWPDLDALRQAQDRVELFAAARRAGVGMPVTRPIDEWNDRDRDVIVKPRYTVHAEEYADRFDESRAQWSSTRYVGPDETLDRDELVAEMGHVPLVQEYVPSPDEYGFFALYDEGEAVATFQHRQRRGWKYSGGPSAYRESVDIPELESAGRRLLDELDWHGAAMVEFLRDPDTGEFKLMEVNPRFWSSLPFTVQAGVDFPHLYWRQAGGETVDRAPDYEVGVAGHLLRGELLHLRSVAADDFPLVERPSLARRALEIGASLVRHPRFDYLSADDPGPFVRDLRNTVATFRGDRATASPASAAVEDRPSGVRVALQTLLRR
- a CDS encoding PAS domain S-box protein; this encodes MSEPAETAGAEFWRDADEERALQRYRTLVNAIDDGIYQLDAEGRFVAVNDVVVETTGYARERLLGEHVSVLLDPDDVAAIEREIGRRLAGDDERSTTFEFDVRTADGGRIACELRLNLLVEDGAFRGTLGVVRDVSDRRRTERELRRREREFERESSLTDEILEASPVGVVVRDADGTVTRANERAEALFGFDEGEAAAVPSDGRPVFDERGRPVPTDERPFARALETGEPVYDRVLQVERPDGETRWLSVNAAPIPADDGAVDRVVTSFEDVTAMKRRERELADELDEMFGRFTDAFYALDADWRFTHVNDRAEELIDYQGEGLIGETLWEVFEWAEDSRLGEEYREAMATGEPTTFEFYYPEPLAAWYEVHAYPSETGLSVYFRDVTERKERERRLEESERRYRTLVEHFPNGAVALVDRDLRYVSFGGTPEVAGVSRTELEGNHLREGLPEELADVVVPRYEAALDGETASFEERVGSGVYQFHFLPVRDDDGEVFAALGMSQDVTDQKERERDLREAKSQLEAAAEAGAVGTWEWHIPEDEFICGTSFARAFGVDPEAAREGVSIDRFVTAIHEDDRDRVERSIDEAVETCGDYEEEYRVRNADGELRWVVARGHVECDEQGNPATFPGALADITERKRAERELEEHRKQLETLFEVLPVGVLVADEDGSIIEANEAAKRIWGVESFEAESVDDYERYRARWADTGERVAPEEWTLARVLDGEEVTEPDVFEIEAADGERRVIMAHGMPVRDADGAVARGVATLTDITDRRESQRRLEEHNERLESFASMLAHELRNPVTIGQIYGQQLPADEAPEAVEYVTEAFDRIEDMIDVMLILTRGRDAVGESEPLSLADVARDAWEGVTAPEAALEVEVDEVLAADETYVRHLLRNLFENAVQHGGPDVTVRVGALPEAGDDADEGAATDGTAGEAETVHGEAAGFYVADDGDGIPPEDREAVFQTGFTTASNNGGTGLGLAFVEELADVYGWSVGATESEAGGARFEFRDVWLGADE